A portion of the Calothrix sp. 336/3 genome contains these proteins:
- a CDS encoding glycoside hydrolase family 5 protein encodes MRKIKYRFQDIYARFLLTINFCQHIYQKTKKYLFYVLILVTIILLSSQDSIVANNLFSRKHTNDNNIYPPFVTYKNQIIDNKKHPIILRGINWFGMEINTHVPHGLWVRDYKEMLAQIKSLGYNFIRLPYSLEGIRSQNISGVDFTIGANKELKNKTPLEVMDLIIQEAQRQGIFILLDSHCLKDSHIGELWYGDGFTEKDWIDTWVMLAKRYRKYKNVIGADLKNEPHGSASWGTNEKKTDWRLAAQRAGNQILHVNPHWLIVVEGVEKNVPNQKQFGYLWGANLEGVRQYPVNLNRKNQLVYSPHEYGLSEYAWFSDTNFPKNLSQRWEVAFNYISTQKIAPILIGEFGGYYVDNLTKEGVWQQKIVNFIAQKKLSFAYWSWNPNSKGTGGILQDDWRNINLPKQQLLNKILK; translated from the coding sequence ATGAGAAAAATAAAATATCGCTTCCAAGATATCTATGCAAGATTTTTGTTGACTATCAATTTCTGTCAACATATTTATCAAAAAACAAAAAAATATCTTTTTTATGTCTTGATTTTAGTAACTATAATTTTGCTATCTTCTCAAGATTCTATTGTTGCTAATAATTTATTTTCTCGAAAACATACTAATGATAATAATATTTATCCTCCATTCGTAACCTATAAAAATCAAATTATTGATAATAAAAAACATCCAATAATTTTACGTGGTATTAACTGGTTTGGCATGGAAATTAATACCCATGTTCCCCATGGTTTATGGGTGAGAGACTATAAAGAAATGTTGGCACAAATTAAAAGCTTAGGATATAACTTCATTCGCTTGCCATATTCTCTCGAAGGAATACGCTCCCAAAACATCAGTGGTGTAGATTTTACAATTGGTGCAAACAAAGAATTAAAAAATAAAACACCCTTGGAAGTAATGGATTTAATTATTCAAGAAGCACAACGCCAAGGGATATTTATTTTACTCGACAGTCATTGTTTAAAGGATAGTCATATTGGAGAATTATGGTATGGAGATGGCTTTACAGAAAAAGATTGGATTGATACTTGGGTAATGTTAGCCAAGCGTTATCGCAAGTATAAGAATGTCATTGGTGCTGACTTGAAAAATGAACCCCATGGTAGTGCTAGTTGGGGAACAAACGAGAAAAAAACGGATTGGAGATTAGCTGCTCAACGTGCTGGCAATCAAATTCTTCACGTCAATCCTCACTGGTTAATAGTAGTAGAAGGTGTCGAAAAAAACGTCCCCAATCAAAAACAGTTTGGTTATTTATGGGGTGCTAATTTAGAAGGTGTGCGTCAATATCCAGTAAATTTAAATAGAAAAAATCAGCTAGTTTATTCTCCCCACGAATATGGTTTATCAGAATATGCTTGGTTCTCAGATACAAACTTTCCTAAAAATTTATCTCAACGCTGGGAAGTCGCTTTTAACTATATTTCGACTCAAAAAATTGCTCCTATCCTAATTGGAGAGTTTGGTGGCTACTATGTTGATAATCTTACAAAAGAAGGAGTGTGGCAACAAAAAATTGTCAATTTTATCGCGCAGAAAAAACTAAGTTTTGCCTATTGGAGCTGGAACCCTAATAGTAAAGGTACTGGTGGAATTTTACAAGATGATTGGCGCAATATTAATCTCCCCAAACAGCAGCTATTAAATAAAATCTTGAAATAA
- a CDS encoding glycosyltransferase: MHNSVNMTNWNDIDNLTIKTRDQGRQQPRILVMSMRGLYSEAFRSAEYEFEDIICNFDHAELMTPTPNVSLPNSVKKKIFNYVGLNLKKSHLLKSHCHDLEINQEYDLFFFVCQHFWDLSCLNSIHKWRDKCKKAVLWIDEIWFKELKDNKTKLCFDLVKEFDYIFTTQSGSVEGISRVTKCPAYSLPYGVDTIKFCPYPQIVKRNIDVYSIGRRSVSIHQDLLELSKSKKLFYVYDTLKGLNMCDYQEHRHLYIQMIQHSRYFIAHKAKFDAHKQTGGQEELGSRFFEGAAAGAVMIGTPPECEAFQRHFDWSDAVIPISGNSPSIRDIIQELDAHPQKAIAIRKNNIINSLLRHDWVYRWEAILEKVGLNITPAMNKRKLYLSNLATLVADSQIDLS, translated from the coding sequence ATGCATAATTCTGTAAATATGACAAACTGGAATGATATTGACAATTTGACAATTAAGACAAGAGATCAAGGAAGACAACAACCAAGAATATTAGTTATGTCTATGCGGGGCTTATATTCAGAAGCATTTCGTTCGGCTGAATATGAGTTTGAAGATATAATTTGTAACTTTGATCATGCAGAATTAATGACACCAACTCCTAATGTGAGTTTACCCAATTCTGTCAAAAAGAAAATATTTAATTATGTCGGCTTAAATCTTAAAAAATCTCACCTACTCAAATCTCATTGTCACGATTTAGAAATTAATCAAGAGTATGATTTATTCTTCTTTGTTTGTCAGCATTTTTGGGATTTATCTTGTTTGAATTCAATTCATAAATGGCGCGATAAATGTAAAAAAGCAGTTTTATGGATAGATGAAATTTGGTTTAAAGAATTAAAAGATAATAAAACAAAACTCTGCTTTGATTTAGTTAAAGAATTTGACTATATCTTTACAACTCAAAGTGGGAGTGTAGAAGGAATTTCGCGTGTAACTAAATGTCCTGCTTATTCCTTACCCTACGGAGTTGATACCATTAAATTTTGTCCTTATCCCCAAATTGTTAAACGTAATATCGATGTTTATAGTATTGGTAGGCGTTCAGTATCTATTCATCAAGATTTACTAGAGTTGTCGAAAAGTAAAAAACTATTTTATGTCTATGATACCCTTAAGGGTTTAAATATGTGCGACTATCAAGAACATCGCCATTTATATATCCAGATGATTCAACATAGTCGGTATTTTATTGCCCATAAAGCTAAATTTGATGCTCATAAGCAAACAGGGGGTCAGGAAGAATTAGGTTCTCGCTTTTTTGAAGGTGCAGCAGCAGGAGCAGTGATGATAGGAACTCCTCCCGAATGTGAAGCTTTTCAAAGACATTTTGACTGGTCAGATGCAGTTATTCCTATTTCTGGAAATTCTCCTAGTATCAGAGATATTATTCAAGAATTGGATGCTCATCCTCAAAAAGCCATAGCTATTAGAAAAAACAATATCATTAATTCTCTCTTACGCCATGATTGGGTGTACCGTTGGGAAGCCATTTTAGAGAAAGTTGGTTTAAATATAACGCCTGCAATGAATAAAAGAAAGCTATATCTCAGTAATTTAGCCACATTAGTTGCAGACTCTCAAATAGATTTGTCATAA
- a CDS encoding DNA-binding transcriptional regulator, which produces MDMQVLRERAGLSRAEVAFRLAISETSVRNWEAGRTEPTMTPKKYLEAIRLFKCTPEELAAASEKSINQRHKRKPGRPRRFPNNPLPTVAQVPQVVDASVCG; this is translated from the coding sequence ATGGATATGCAAGTCCTGAGAGAACGTGCGGGACTTAGTCGTGCAGAGGTTGCCTTTAGGCTTGCAATCAGCGAAACAAGTGTTCGTAACTGGGAAGCAGGACGTACTGAACCGACAATGACACCGAAAAAGTACTTAGAGGCAATCAGGTTATTTAAATGCACACCAGAAGAACTAGCCGCAGCCAGTGAAAAATCTATTAATCAAAGACATAAACGCAAACCTGGTAGACCAAGAAGATTTCCCAATAACCCACTTCCTACAGTTGCTCAAGTGCCTCAGGTGGTTGATGCATCGGTTTGTGGATAA
- a CDS encoding alpha-ketoacid dehydrogenase subunit beta: protein MAETLFFNALREAIDEEMARDSTVFVLGEDVGHYGGSYKVTKDLCQKYGDLRVLDTPIAENSFTGLAVGAAMTGLRPIIEGMNMGFLLLAFNQISNNAGMLRYTSGGNFKIPMVIRGPGGVGRQLGAEHSQRLEAYFQAVPGLKIVACSTPYNAKGLLKSAIRDDNPVLFFEHVLLYNLKEDLPEEEYLVPLDKAEVVRRGKDVTILTYSRMRHHVMQAVKTLEKQGYDPEVIDLISLKPLDFDTIGASVRKTHKVIIVEECMRTGGIGAELVASINDRLFDELDAPVLRLSSQDIPTPYNGALERLTIVQPEQIVEAVEKMIALRV, encoded by the coding sequence ATGGCAGAAACACTATTCTTCAACGCTCTGCGGGAAGCCATTGATGAGGAAATGGCACGGGACTCCACTGTATTTGTTTTGGGGGAAGATGTAGGACATTATGGGGGTTCCTACAAAGTTACCAAAGACTTATGTCAGAAATATGGAGACCTCCGCGTACTCGATACTCCCATTGCCGAAAATAGTTTTACAGGTTTGGCTGTGGGAGCCGCGATGACGGGTTTACGTCCGATTATCGAAGGGATGAACATGGGCTTTTTGCTCCTTGCCTTCAATCAAATTTCTAACAACGCTGGGATGCTGCGTTATACCTCTGGCGGAAACTTTAAGATTCCGATGGTAATTCGTGGTCCTGGTGGGGTTGGTAGACAGTTAGGTGCGGAACATTCCCAACGTTTGGAAGCCTATTTTCAAGCTGTACCAGGGTTGAAAATCGTGGCTTGTTCTACCCCATACAATGCAAAAGGGCTGTTGAAGTCTGCCATCCGTGATGATAACCCTGTACTGTTCTTTGAACACGTTTTACTTTACAACCTGAAAGAAGATTTGCCAGAGGAAGAATATCTTGTACCCCTGGATAAGGCAGAGGTTGTACGTCGAGGTAAGGACGTAACAATTCTTACCTATTCTCGGATGCGTCATCATGTGATGCAAGCGGTAAAAACCTTAGAAAAGCAAGGGTATGACCCAGAAGTCATTGATTTGATTTCCTTGAAACCCTTAGATTTTGATACCATAGGTGCATCAGTACGAAAAACCCACAAGGTGATCATTGTGGAAGAGTGTATGCGTACAGGTGGTATTGGAGCAGAATTAGTTGCTTCGATTAATGACCGTTTGTTTGATGAGTTAGATGCACCAGTCTTGCGTTTATCTTCCCAGGACATTCCCACACCTTACAATGGAGCCTTGGAAAGACTGACTATTGTTCAACCAGAGCAAATTGTGGAAGCTGTGGAGAAAATGATAGCTTTGCGAGTTTAG
- the secD gene encoding protein translocase subunit SecD, giving the protein MQRQRSLLFLIVFLVISAIAVLAIPPFRLPLKLGLDLRGGSQLTIQVKLPETIKNPEEKKFKLDSVKTVIDNRINALGVSEPLVSTVGEDQILVQLPGVSDPQEAERVLGGTAELDFRQENFEQRALASVRQQELAQLLVKQEEIEKKGDQAAIAQLKTQIAAKEKEFTEVSEKLFDKTELTGKYLRAANPAPSPAGDGWVVTLQFDDKGGKLFADLSKKAATDGTRLGIFLDNKLISAPVVGAQYKDTGIAGGQAEISGTFDSKSARELALQLQGGALPVPVQIVENRTIGASLGKDSIQSSIYAGVGGLTLVFIFMVWYYRLPGMIANIALIIYALLTMAAFALLGVTLTLPGIAGFILSIGMAVDANVLIFERTREELRAGKSLYRSVESGFYRAFSSILDSNVTTWIACFFLYILGGSGLVKGFAVTLALGVAVSMFTAVTCSRTLMFLAISINNLRKPELYCPNLPTVNKAEVAQ; this is encoded by the coding sequence ATGCAAAGACAGCGATCGCTTTTATTTTTAATTGTATTTTTAGTCATCTCCGCCATTGCGGTGTTGGCTATACCTCCTTTTCGTTTACCTCTCAAGTTAGGTTTAGACTTGCGAGGTGGTTCTCAATTAACTATTCAGGTGAAATTACCGGAAACGATTAAGAACCCTGAAGAAAAAAAATTTAAACTGGATTCAGTGAAAACAGTTATTGATAACCGTATCAATGCTTTGGGTGTGTCAGAACCCTTAGTTTCCACTGTGGGAGAAGACCAAATTCTTGTACAGTTACCAGGTGTCAGCGATCCTCAAGAAGCAGAACGAGTATTGGGGGGAACCGCAGAACTGGATTTTCGCCAAGAAAATTTTGAACAACGTGCTTTAGCTTCCGTCAGACAGCAGGAACTAGCACAGTTACTGGTGAAACAGGAAGAAATAGAGAAGAAAGGTGATCAAGCAGCGATCGCCCAATTGAAAACTCAAATTGCTGCCAAAGAAAAGGAATTTACCGAAGTTTCCGAGAAACTATTCGACAAAACCGAACTAACTGGTAAATACCTACGAGCAGCTAACCCCGCACCTAGTCCTGCGGGAGATGGTTGGGTGGTAACCTTGCAATTTGACGACAAAGGGGGCAAACTGTTTGCTGACCTGAGCAAGAAAGCAGCCACCGATGGTACTCGTTTAGGTATCTTTTTAGATAACAAGCTTATCAGTGCCCCAGTGGTAGGTGCTCAATACAAAGATACTGGCATTGCCGGCGGTCAAGCAGAAATTTCGGGAACCTTTGATTCTAAATCAGCGAGGGAATTAGCCCTACAATTGCAAGGTGGTGCCTTGCCTGTTCCTGTACAAATCGTGGAAAACCGTACAATTGGTGCATCCTTGGGTAAAGATAGTATCCAAAGCAGTATCTATGCGGGTGTGGGTGGTTTAACTCTCGTCTTTATCTTCATGGTCTGGTACTATCGCTTACCAGGGATGATTGCTAACATTGCTCTGATTATCTATGCTTTGTTAACAATGGCAGCCTTTGCCCTTCTCGGTGTCACCCTTACCTTGCCAGGGATTGCAGGTTTTATTCTCAGCATTGGTATGGCTGTGGATGCTAACGTGTTAATTTTTGAACGAACTAGGGAAGAATTACGCGCCGGCAAAAGCCTCTATCGTTCCGTGGAATCAGGTTTTTATCGAGCTTTCTCCAGTATCTTGGATAGTAACGTTACTACCTGGATTGCCTGTTTCTTCTTATACATCTTAGGTGGTTCCGGTTTAGTCAAAGGCTTTGCTGTTACTCTGGCTTTGGGTGTGGCTGTCAGTATGTTTACGGCTGTTACCTGTAGTAGGACGCTGATGTTTCTCGCCATATCCATCAACAATCTACGCAAACCAGAGCTATACTGTCCAAACCTGCCAACGGTGAATAAGGCGGAGGTGGCACAATGA
- the secF gene encoding protein translocase subunit SecF, which produces MKLSINKSRKLWWLISSVVILAGVVAMVISWQNPAIRAPLRPGLDFIGGTRLQFERDCTKPGNCDTPIDINAIRDIAKAQGLGDSSIQVIENNGLSIRTKDLDVEPRTQLQKAIVEKMGIVDPQKTQIDTVGPTFGQQLFIKGLIALFLSFLGIVVYLTFRFQLDYAILAIIALLHDVLVTVGIFAILGLVFGTEVDSLFIVALLTITGFSVNDTVVIYDRIRETLTVNGDRPFSDIVDDAVNQTLGRSINTTLTTLLTLVAIFLFGGETLRNFALSLIIGFVMGAYSSIFIASTLLVWWRERQGTGKLTATADSSQ; this is translated from the coding sequence ATGAAATTAAGTATCAATAAATCTCGGAAGTTGTGGTGGTTAATCTCTTCCGTCGTGATTTTAGCTGGCGTAGTTGCTATGGTGATTTCCTGGCAAAACCCGGCAATTCGTGCGCCCCTACGTCCCGGCTTAGATTTTATCGGTGGTACAAGGTTACAGTTTGAACGAGATTGTACTAAACCAGGGAACTGTGATACACCCATTGATATCAACGCAATTCGCGATATCGCCAAAGCTCAGGGGTTGGGTGATAGTAGTATTCAGGTAATTGAGAATAACGGTTTATCGATTCGTACCAAGGATTTGGATGTGGAACCGCGTACCCAACTACAAAAAGCCATTGTAGAAAAAATGGGTATAGTTGACCCCCAGAAGACTCAAATTGATACTGTGGGACCCACCTTTGGACAACAATTATTTATCAAGGGTTTAATTGCCCTATTTTTGTCATTCCTTGGTATCGTTGTTTATCTGACTTTCCGCTTTCAATTAGACTATGCAATTTTGGCTATCATTGCTCTGTTGCATGATGTTCTAGTTACGGTGGGGATTTTTGCGATTTTAGGCTTAGTTTTTGGTACGGAAGTTGATAGTTTGTTTATCGTCGCGTTGTTAACGATTACAGGGTTCTCGGTGAATGACACGGTGGTAATTTATGACCGGATTCGGGAAACTTTAACTGTGAATGGCGATCGCCCATTTAGTGACATCGTTGATGATGCGGTGAATCAAACCTTGGGACGTTCTATCAACACTACCCTCACCACTTTGCTCACCTTGGTAGCGATATTTTTATTTGGTGGCGAAACCTTGAGGAACTTTGCTCTATCTTTAATCATCGGTTTTGTCATGGGAGCATATTCCAGTATTTTTATCGCTAGCACTTTACTTGTTTGGTGGCGTGAACGTCAAGGAACAGGTAAATTGACTGCGACTGCTGATTCTAGTCAGTAA
- a CDS encoding GNAT family N-acetyltransferase: MDAQIQFSDRQSDIDFYQLQQLFNISAFWAQERNLEDLRLAVTNSDPVVTVWKHQRLIGFARATSDCVYRATIWDVIIHPEYRGLGLGSKLVETVLSHPRIHRVERVYLMTTHQQDFYQKIGFQVNSSTTMVLYNQSQIQPLPVNETKLPESIGG, encoded by the coding sequence ATGGATGCTCAGATTCAGTTTAGCGATCGCCAGTCGGATATTGACTTCTACCAACTACAACAACTATTTAATATATCGGCTTTCTGGGCACAAGAACGGAATCTAGAAGATTTGCGTCTTGCTGTGACGAACAGCGATCCAGTGGTGACAGTTTGGAAACATCAAAGATTAATCGGTTTTGCGAGAGCAACTTCTGATTGTGTCTATCGAGCCACCATTTGGGATGTGATTATTCATCCAGAATACCGTGGCTTGGGCTTAGGTAGTAAGTTAGTTGAAACTGTGCTCAGTCATCCTCGTATCCATCGAGTCGAACGTGTGTATTTAATGACAACCCATCAACAGGACTTTTATCAAAAAATTGGTTTTCAAGTTAATTCTAGTACGACGATGGTGCTGTACAACCAATCACAGATTCAACCCTTACCTGTGAATGAAACTAAGCTTCCGGAGTCAATCGGGGGATAG
- a CDS encoding sensor histidine kinase KdpD yields MNLSNWVYLGIGLVVGVSFQKLLSRPKTQQQLQSEELTVKTTDNPENLEVLQQQIKNIQLAYHMAEQMGQFKSGFLARTTHVLRSPLNGLIGLHQLILSDLCEDPAEEREFVAQAHERALKLLKLIDEILGVARIEYGVNKLDIQPLSLAHVLQEVYDMTYMLAENRNFPLKMSALDPEVYILADPKWLRQVLVSQLDSTIAMIEAGNIQISAATNTEDKFAYIYFDVPLTTIPDSEPIDLLKSPIPLSPEASYKDSISPGMKLFINQTLLETMGGKLELVAVPEKQQSTPNLSRLQISIPRLTPEA; encoded by the coding sequence ATGAATTTGAGTAATTGGGTATATCTCGGAATCGGACTGGTAGTGGGAGTGAGTTTTCAAAAATTATTAAGTAGACCAAAAACTCAGCAGCAATTACAGTCGGAAGAATTAACTGTCAAAACAACAGACAACCCAGAGAATTTAGAAGTTCTTCAACAGCAGATAAAAAATATCCAACTTGCTTACCATATGGCAGAGCAAATGGGACAATTCAAATCAGGATTTTTAGCCCGAACTACCCATGTACTGCGATCGCCATTAAATGGTTTAATTGGTTTACATCAGTTAATTTTGTCAGACCTCTGTGAAGACCCAGCAGAAGAAAGAGAATTTGTCGCCCAAGCCCATGAGCGAGCTTTAAAATTATTAAAGTTAATTGATGAAATTCTCGGTGTTGCCAGAATTGAATATGGGGTAAACAAATTAGATATTCAACCGCTATCTCTAGCTCATGTCCTCCAAGAGGTGTATGATATGACCTATATGTTGGCGGAAAATCGCAACTTTCCCCTGAAAATGTCTGCATTAGACCCAGAAGTTTATATTTTGGCAGATCCAAAATGGTTACGACAAGTACTAGTCAGCCAACTTGACAGTACGATCGCCATGATAGAAGCAGGTAATATTCAGATTTCCGCAGCCACAAATACCGAAGATAAGTTTGCATATATTTACTTTGATGTCCCTTTGACCACAATCCCCGATAGTGAACCGATAGATTTACTCAAATCACCTATACCCCTATCCCCAGAAGCTTCCTATAAAGATAGTATCTCACCAGGAATGAAGCTATTTATCAATCAAACACTTTTGGAAACAATGGGTGGGAAGTTGGAATTAGTTGCAGTTCCAGAAAAACAACAAAGTACGCCAAACCTCTCCCGTCTGCAAATATCTATCCCCCGATTGACTCCGGAAGCTTAG
- a CDS encoding L-threonylcarbamoyladenylate synthase yields the protein MPQVSLEQLVVGAVAGKLVSFPTDTVPALAALPECADLIYTAKQRSQDKPLILMAAIASDLWDFVQGTQAELSLWQQVADEYFPGALTLVLPASSRVPPSMNPLDPTTIGIRVPNSAIARKILTATTPLATTSANLSGQPALLRIPEITTQFPDVLTLSEVECASEKPGGQPSTVVKWTGRDWQVLRQGAVLFPY from the coding sequence ATGCCTCAAGTTTCTTTAGAACAACTTGTTGTCGGTGCTGTTGCGGGGAAATTAGTCAGCTTTCCTACGGATACAGTACCAGCTTTAGCTGCTTTGCCAGAATGTGCAGATTTAATTTATACTGCCAAACAACGGAGTCAAGATAAACCCCTAATTCTTATGGCAGCGATCGCCAGTGATTTATGGGATTTTGTCCAGGGTACTCAGGCAGAATTATCACTTTGGCAACAAGTTGCAGATGAGTACTTCCCCGGTGCGCTCACCTTAGTTTTACCCGCATCTTCTAGGGTTCCACCGTCCATGAATCCTCTGGATCCGACAACTATCGGTATTCGTGTACCTAATAGCGCGATCGCCCGCAAAATTTTGACCGCTACAACTCCCCTCGCCACCACTAGTGCTAATTTATCGGGTCAACCAGCTTTATTACGGATACCAGAAATCACTACACAGTTTCCCGATGTTTTAACTTTATCAGAGGTTGAGTGTGCATCAGAAAAACCTGGGGGACAACCTTCCACTGTTGTTAAATGGACTGGTAGGGATTGGCAAGTACTGCGTCAAGGTGCTGTCCTGTTTCCCTACTAA
- a CDS encoding phosphoribosyltransferase, with protein MPDLYVSWSDYHQKIEQLAAQIYQSGWEFNQIVCLARGGLRVGDILSRIYHKPLAILATSSYSGAGKQERDNLLFSQHITMTTETLNSRILLVDDLVDSGITLQETIPWLRKYAGDQTIEIRTAVIWYKACSVIAPDFYVDYLVDNPWIHQPFENYEFTKPADLAIKYGQQIKV; from the coding sequence ATGCCAGACCTTTACGTTTCTTGGTCAGATTATCACCAAAAAATAGAACAACTGGCTGCTCAGATTTATCAATCTGGGTGGGAGTTTAACCAAATTGTCTGTCTCGCTAGAGGAGGATTAAGGGTGGGGGATATTCTTTCCCGTATATACCACAAACCTTTAGCAATTTTAGCTACTTCATCTTACAGTGGTGCGGGTAAACAAGAAAGGGATAATCTCCTCTTCTCCCAGCACATCACTATGACTACAGAAACTCTCAATTCTCGAATTCTGTTAGTTGATGATTTGGTAGATTCTGGAATCACCCTCCAGGAAACTATTCCCTGGCTGAGGAAATATGCTGGTGATCAGACAATAGAAATCCGTACCGCCGTCATCTGGTATAAAGCCTGTTCAGTTATAGCACCAGATTTTTATGTTGACTATCTGGTTGATAACCCCTGGATTCATCAACCCTTTGAAAATTATGAGTTTACGAAACCAGCAGATTTGGCGATCAAGTATGGTCAACAAATAAAAGTGTGA
- a CDS encoding MFS transporter, with the protein MNNSGADSYPEPQITSEKLDFTTKLAFGAGDLGTAISAMILISYLSPFLTDVAGLNPQLAGTTRLVGSVWDAVNDPMVGVLSDRTSSQQGRRYPWMIWGAVPFGLFFLLQWIVPPFASNGDGNQWSLFWYYTIISILFNTFYTIVNLPYTALTAELTQDYNERTSLNSFRFAFSIGGSIFAILVALGVSLVIPQNLNQQYLVLGAICAIVSVVPLYLCVWGTKKRFFAVTKIHPETEASVSLPFLEQLKITFTNRPFLFVVGIYLCSWLSVQLTAGIIPYFVVSWMRLPQWHVSTVLLAVQGTAMSMLFVWSAISRRVGKKAVYYMGMSLWIIAQSGLFFLQPNQVGLMYVLAFMAGFGVSTAYLVPWSMLPDVIELDELQTGQRREGIFYSLMVFLQKICLGIAVNLVLQRLGAAGYIKPTAGFPPPIQPNSVLDVIRISIGPLPAIALIIGIFLAYFYPITREMHAEILLKLKERKEKLEN; encoded by the coding sequence ATGAACAACTCGGGTGCTGATAGTTACCCTGAACCCCAAATAACTAGTGAGAAATTAGACTTCACAACTAAGCTAGCTTTTGGTGCAGGAGATTTGGGAACGGCAATTTCTGCAATGATTTTAATATCATACCTGTCTCCTTTCCTGACAGATGTCGCGGGCTTAAACCCCCAACTTGCGGGAACAACTCGTTTGGTGGGAAGTGTGTGGGATGCAGTCAACGATCCGATGGTGGGAGTATTGAGCGATCGCACTTCCTCGCAACAGGGAAGACGTTACCCGTGGATGATTTGGGGTGCGGTTCCCTTTGGGTTATTTTTCCTGCTGCAATGGATTGTCCCCCCCTTTGCTAGTAATGGTGATGGGAATCAGTGGAGTTTATTTTGGTATTACACTATCATTTCTATTCTCTTCAATACTTTTTATACCATTGTTAATTTGCCCTACACCGCTCTGACTGCGGAACTTACCCAAGACTACAACGAACGAACTAGCTTGAATAGCTTTCGCTTTGCTTTTTCCATTGGTGGCAGTATTTTTGCGATTCTCGTTGCTTTGGGAGTTTCCTTAGTCATTCCCCAGAATCTCAATCAGCAGTATTTAGTTTTGGGTGCTATCTGCGCGATCGTTTCCGTGGTTCCCTTATATTTATGTGTTTGGGGAACTAAAAAACGCTTCTTTGCAGTCACCAAGATACATCCAGAAACAGAAGCAAGTGTTTCTCTTCCCTTCCTGGAACAATTAAAAATTACTTTTACCAATCGTCCATTTTTATTTGTAGTTGGAATATACCTCTGTTCTTGGTTGAGTGTACAGTTAACTGCTGGGATTATTCCTTACTTTGTCGTCAGTTGGATGCGTTTACCCCAATGGCACGTTAGCACAGTGCTTTTGGCAGTTCAAGGAACAGCAATGTCCATGCTCTTTGTCTGGAGCGCTATTAGTCGTCGGGTAGGGAAAAAAGCTGTATATTACATGGGCATGAGTTTGTGGATTATTGCCCAATCTGGGTTATTTTTCCTCCAACCCAATCAGGTGGGATTGATGTATGTTTTGGCATTTATGGCAGGTTTTGGTGTGTCTACTGCATACTTGGTTCCTTGGTCAATGTTGCCAGATGTGATTGAATTAGATGAGTTACAAACTGGGCAACGTCGAGAGGGTATTTTTTACAGTTTGATGGTGTTTTTACAAAAGATTTGTTTAGGTATTGCTGTGAATTTAGTCTTACAAAGATTAGGAGCAGCAGGATATATTAAACCAACAGCAGGATTTCCCCCACCAATTCAACCCAATTCCGTATTAGATGTGATTCGGATTTCCATTGGACCATTACCAGCGATCGCCCTAATTATTGGTATCTTCCTCGCGTACTTTTATCCTATCACCAGGGAAATGCACGCTGAGATATTGTTAAAGCTGAAGGAAAGAAAAGAAAAGCTGGAAAATTAA